The DNA segment AGAGGTTCTGCACTCCACTATAGGTTTGACCATTGATAATCCAAGTGGGGAAACCCTGTATTTTTGCAGCTCGACACAATTCTGGCTGACCCTTGGGACTATCCTCAGCACACTCTACCTTAATGTTGTCACTGATGATTTGGTAAGCTTCTTTCCCAAAAAGTAGTTTCTGGTCATGGCAGTGAGGACACCAATACGCTACATATTCCTTAGCACCTACCTTAACTAAATGCTGTGCTAAGGCGATTTCTGCCTCACCAGAAGTACTATTAATTTCCCAGCCAAATTCTGGGTTAGGATTGGTTTTGGGGACAAAAGGTGCTACCTGTCCAGGAGGTATATTAGAAGACGTAACATCTGGTTTATTAATACCTGCATAAACGCCTAGAGTACCTATCAGCGTTACCATGCCCACGATCAAAGCAGTAAATAATATTTGTCCGATATCTTCCCAAGAGCGCCCAAGAATTGTTAGCACCAAAAGGCTGAGGGAGAATAAAGCCGAACTAATACAATAAAGGCACAGAGCTTTAATTTCAAATGCCAGTAAATACATTAAATAGCCACTGAAAACAGACATGGCGATCGCACCTACCAGCAGTAGCCACCATGTCACATTTTCTAGTTGTTTGCGGCTGTTGTTGTCTCCACCTTTCCAAACAACAGGTGCTAACGCTAACACCAACATACTGGTGTATGCTAGAAACCCAAACAAGGCTAATGGCTGTCCTAAAATTGTTGCCCAGGGGCTGGAAAGTACATCAGTACAACCCTTAGCACCAGCTTGTGCTACACAAGCAGGGCTACCTCCTGTTAACTTTTCTATAGTTAGATAACCGGTATTGAGAGCGCCAAATCCGGCGATCGCGGCAATTATTAGACGCGACCATTTATGAATCCAAGGAGTAGAACGGCGGCGAATCATAAATTGCGATTGGGTATTAAGGATTGGGGATTAGGGATTGGAGACTAAAAGAATTCCCAGTCACCAGTCCCCAGCAATTACGAATGTATAGTGATTGAGGAAACCGATTTGCTCTCACCTTTAGAGTTCCAACTCCGATGAGCAGCTTCCACAAATTGGCTGACGCGAATCGGGTCAATTGGTTGCTCGATTCGACCGTGACGTTTGAGTGAACTAGAAACAATTACACCGTTTGCAGCCTGCAACAGTGTAGCAATATTTTCCCAACTCGCCCCACTACCAATAAATACGGGTGTGCCATTGGCAGCATCACAAGCTAATTCCAAATCTTCTTGATTGGGGGGGCTACCAGTAGCCCAGCCAGACAAAATCACCGCATCTGCCAAACCCCGCTCAATCGTGTCTTTTACCGCAACAGTCAGATTTGGTGAACTCAGTGGTCTAGCGTGCTTGACTAAGACATCAGCCAGGATTTGTACATCACTACCCAATTCTCGCCGATAGCGCAATAATTCATGGGCTTCTCCCTCAATTAATCCTTGATCTGTCGCCATCACCCCAGTTAGAACGTTGACACGAATAAACTGGGCGCGGACACA comes from the Nostoc sp. PCC 7120 = FACHB-418 genome and includes:
- the btpA gene encoding photosystem I biogenesis protein BtpA, whose translation is MDLYQLFKTRTPIIGVVHLLPLPTSPRWGGSLKAVIDRAEQEATALASGGVNGIIVENFFDAPFTKNQVDPAVVSAMTVVVQRIQNLVTLPVGLNVLRNDGKSAMAIASCVRAQFIRVNVLTGVMATDQGLIEGEAHELLRYRRELGSDVQILADVLVKHARPLSSPNLTVAVKDTIERGLADAVILSGWATGSPPNQEDLELACDAANGTPVFIGSGASWENIATLLQAANGVIVSSSLKRHGRIEQPIDPIRVSQFVEAAHRSWNSKGESKSVSSITIHS
- a CDS encoding vitamin K epoxide reductase family protein; its protein translation is MIRRRSTPWIHKWSRLIIAAIAGFGALNTGYLTIEKLTGGSPACVAQAGAKGCTDVLSSPWATILGQPLALFGFLAYTSMLVLALAPVVWKGGDNNSRKQLENVTWWLLLVGAIAMSVFSGYLMYLLAFEIKALCLYCISSALFSLSLLVLTILGRSWEDIGQILFTALIVGMVTLIGTLGVYAGINKPDVTSSNIPPGQVAPFVPKTNPNPEFGWEINSTSGEAEIALAQHLVKVGAKEYVAYWCPHCHDQKLLFGKEAYQIISDNIKVECAEDSPKGQPELCRAAKIQGFPTWIINGQTYSGVQNLSELAKITGYTGPSNFKYFR